A window of Chitinophagales bacterium contains these coding sequences:
- the purE gene encoding 5-(carboxyamino)imidazole ribonucleotide mutase gives MPQSSTPPLVGIIMGSDSDLSVMQAASDILKEFKIAHEVTVVSAHRTPLRMVEYAQKARERGLKVIIAGAGGAAHLPGMVAAITPLPVIGVPIKSSNSIDGWDSVLSILQMPNGVPVATVALNAAKNAGILAAEIIGAFEPVVSAAVTSYKEKLNNEVIEKVEKLKKDGWENKFD, from the coding sequence ATGCCCCAATCCTCTACGCCACCCCTTGTCGGCATCATTATGGGATCCGACTCCGACCTTTCCGTCATGCAGGCTGCATCCGATATCCTGAAGGAGTTTAAGATCGCTCATGAGGTAACCGTTGTTTCGGCACACCGCACCCCTTTACGTATGGTGGAGTACGCCCAAAAAGCCAGGGAAAGAGGCCTGAAGGTGATCATTGCCGGAGCCGGGGGTGCTGCACACCTGCCCGGTATGGTAGCCGCTATCACACCCTTGCCTGTGATCGGGGTTCCCATCAAATCTTCCAACTCAATTGACGGCTGGGACTCTGTACTCTCAATTCTTCAAATGCCCAATGGTGTCCCGGTGGCTACCGTAGCACTCAACGCCGCAAAAAACGCAGGCATCCTGGCCGCTGAGATCATTGGCGCTTTTGAGCCTGTAGTGTCCGCAGCAGTTACTTCCTATAAAGAAAAACTGAATAACGAAGTGATCGAGAAAGTGGAGAAACTGAAAAAAGATGGTTGGGAGAA
- a CDS encoding efflux RND transporter periplasmic adaptor subunit — MTIRVDAYIVKSESFAENIEVPGTIVASEATEIHPEVSGRITQLNISEGRYVSRGTLLVKLYDADLQAQLRKLEVQLQIAKTNEERSAQLLKIQGISKSDYDASLLNVNNIQADMDIIRTSISKTEIRAPFNGKLGLKNISPGAYVTPATIIAVINQTDQLKLDFTVPEKYSGKIKTGQIVNFTFEGSNKEGSAKVVATESSVTENTRSLTVRSIIQNKDNLLLPGVFAKVKLQFEPDPNSLLIPSQAVVPQARGKKVILYQGGKATFVDVTTGVRDSARVQILSGLKPGDTVVTTGLLSIRPDATIAVNKIIN; from the coding sequence ATGACCATACGGGTGGACGCTTATATCGTAAAATCAGAATCCTTTGCCGAGAATATTGAAGTCCCGGGCACGATCGTAGCCAGTGAAGCTACAGAGATCCATCCCGAGGTTTCCGGACGTATCACCCAGCTCAACATTTCGGAAGGTCGTTATGTAAGCCGGGGTACCCTGCTGGTTAAACTCTATGACGCCGATCTGCAAGCGCAACTCCGCAAACTGGAGGTTCAGTTGCAGATCGCCAAAACAAATGAGGAGCGCTCCGCACAGTTGCTCAAGATTCAGGGTATCAGCAAATCGGATTATGACGCCAGTCTGTTGAATGTAAACAATATCCAGGCTGATATGGATATCATCCGGACAAGCATCTCCAAGACGGAAATCCGGGCTCCTTTTAATGGTAAATTGGGATTAAAGAATATCAGTCCCGGTGCCTATGTTACCCCTGCCACGATCATTGCCGTCATCAATCAGACCGATCAATTAAAACTCGATTTCACTGTTCCTGAAAAATACAGTGGGAAAATAAAGACTGGTCAGATAGTGAATTTCACCTTTGAAGGCTCCAATAAGGAAGGGAGCGCCAAAGTGGTTGCCACTGAATCTTCCGTAACGGAGAATACCCGAAGCCTCACTGTGCGATCGATCATTCAAAACAAGGACAACCTTTTACTACCCGGGGTATTTGCCAAGGTCAAACTTCAATTTGAACCAGATCCCAATTCACTTCTGATCCCCTCACAGGCAGTGGTGCCGCAGGCCCGGGGAAAGAAGGTAATCCTTTACCAGGGTGGGAAAGCCACATTTGTGGATGTTACAACCGGAGTGAGAGATTCAGCCAGGGTACAAATACTTTCCGGACTTAAGCCGGGAGATACCGTTGTTACAACCGGATTATTGAGTATACGGCCCGATGCTACGATAGCCGTTAATAAGATCATTAATTAA
- a CDS encoding efflux RND transporter permease subunit, with protein sequence MNISELSLRRPILAIVMNIIIVVFGIIGFKFLGVRDYPAIDPPNISVRTSYAGANADIIETQITEPLEKAVNGIAGIKNITSSSSNGTSNINVEFDLEIDLEAAANDVRDKVSQAIRSLPPDLEAPPVVSKADASSDAILSMTVQSNTRNQLQMTEYANNVLVERLQTIPGVSGIQIWGEKRYAMRIWIDPAKLTSYGLTPGDVQSALLRENVELPSGKISGNTTELTVRTFGRLNTEEEFENVIIQNIGGADIRIKDIGNVILGPENEETVLKESGIPMIALAIVPQPGSNYVSISDEFYKRLEQIKKDVPEDVKINIALDQTKFIKRSIAEVEETLIVAIVLVILIIYLFFRDWIIAIRPLIDIPVSLIGAFFIMYLMGYTINVLSLLAIVLATGLVVDDGIVVTENIYKKMEKGMGKWQAALEGSKEIYFAVIATSITLAVVFLPIIFLQGFVGSLFREFGIVVAGAVLISAFVSLTLTPVLNVKLTRKNIHQHSWFYRKSEPFFRGMENGYERLLKGFMRIRGAAIVIILACGATIFLIGGQLQSELAPMEDRSQFRLQMTAPEGTSFDAMDKFVDRVSGFMLDSVPEREVVLSVTSPGFSGSGNANTGFVRVTLIDPSLRSRSQGDIVNMVNRNLPRFNEGRSFAIQEQTISVNRRGGQPVAFVIQNNNFQKLTSILPKFIEEANKSDVLQQVDVDLKFNKPELRVQIDRIKAAELGVSVNAISETLQLAYSNRRLGYFTKDGKQYQVMGQVTRADRDDPNDLKSLFVRNSRGEMISLDNLVNVAESNTPPTIYHFNRYKSATVSAGLQPGKTIGDGIEEMQNIADKLLDETFATSLSGSSRDFAESSSNTSFAFLLALGLIFLILAAQFESFIDPLIIMVTVPLAIAGAVLSLWIFGHTLNIFSQIGMIMLIGLVTKNGILIVEFANQNRLKGMGRTEAAVYAATQRLRPILMTSLAMSLGALPLALSLGAAATSRIPLGVVIVGGILFSLILTLFVIPAMYSFLSTNKKVSEIEKITAQQHQQTTPNPDPEPAHV encoded by the coding sequence ATGAATATATCTGAACTGAGTTTACGCCGACCGATCCTGGCGATCGTAATGAACATCATCATTGTGGTGTTTGGGATCATAGGATTCAAATTTCTTGGGGTACGTGACTATCCGGCCATTGACCCTCCCAATATCAGCGTACGGACCTCCTATGCAGGAGCGAATGCTGATATAATCGAAACCCAGATCACAGAACCGCTGGAGAAAGCCGTGAATGGTATCGCCGGGATCAAGAACATTACCTCCAGCAGCAGCAATGGCACCAGCAATATCAATGTGGAGTTTGATCTGGAAATAGACCTGGAAGCCGCCGCCAATGATGTACGGGATAAGGTATCGCAAGCCATTCGCTCCCTCCCACCCGATCTTGAAGCGCCACCCGTGGTGTCAAAAGCCGATGCCAGTTCAGATGCCATCCTTTCCATGACCGTTCAGAGCAATACCCGCAACCAGTTGCAAATGACGGAATACGCCAACAATGTACTGGTAGAACGTTTGCAAACCATTCCCGGTGTATCAGGAATCCAGATCTGGGGTGAGAAAAGGTATGCCATGCGGATATGGATCGATCCCGCTAAACTTACTTCCTATGGGCTCACCCCGGGAGATGTACAATCTGCCTTGCTCCGGGAGAATGTGGAACTTCCATCGGGGAAAATTTCAGGAAATACCACCGAACTCACGGTCCGCACCTTTGGCCGTTTAAATACGGAGGAAGAATTCGAGAATGTCATTATTCAGAACATTGGTGGGGCCGATATACGGATCAAGGATATTGGCAATGTGATTCTTGGGCCGGAAAATGAAGAAACTGTGTTGAAAGAAAGCGGCATCCCCATGATCGCCCTGGCCATTGTTCCCCAACCCGGTTCGAACTACGTTTCCATTTCCGATGAATTTTACAAACGACTGGAACAGATCAAAAAGGATGTTCCCGAAGATGTTAAGATCAATATCGCGCTTGATCAGACCAAGTTCATCAAGCGCTCAATTGCAGAGGTAGAAGAAACGCTTATCGTTGCCATCGTATTGGTGATCCTGATCATTTATCTCTTCTTCCGGGATTGGATCATTGCCATCCGCCCCCTGATCGATATTCCTGTTTCGCTGATTGGCGCCTTCTTTATCATGTACCTAATGGGATATACGATCAACGTCCTTTCACTGCTGGCCATCGTTCTCGCAACAGGTCTGGTGGTCGACGACGGAATCGTTGTCACGGAAAATATTTATAAGAAGATGGAGAAAGGTATGGGGAAATGGCAGGCGGCCCTGGAGGGATCCAAAGAGATCTACTTTGCGGTCATCGCTACCTCCATTACGCTTGCGGTCGTATTTCTGCCGATCATATTCCTTCAGGGGTTTGTAGGAAGCCTGTTCCGTGAATTTGGTATCGTGGTAGCCGGTGCGGTATTGATCTCGGCCTTTGTGTCCCTTACCCTGACACCTGTACTGAACGTAAAACTGACCCGAAAAAATATTCACCAGCATTCCTGGTTTTACCGGAAGAGTGAACCCTTCTTCAGAGGCATGGAAAATGGATACGAACGGTTACTAAAAGGGTTTATGCGGATCCGCGGCGCGGCCATCGTTATCATTTTAGCCTGTGGCGCTACCATTTTTCTGATTGGAGGACAATTACAATCAGAGCTTGCACCCATGGAAGACCGCAGTCAGTTCAGGCTTCAGATGACCGCGCCGGAGGGAACTTCCTTTGACGCGATGGACAAATTTGTCGACCGTGTATCGGGTTTTATGCTTGACTCTGTACCCGAAAGGGAAGTAGTTTTAAGTGTTACTTCTCCAGGGTTTTCCGGATCAGGAAACGCCAATACCGGATTTGTCCGGGTTACATTAATTGATCCAAGTCTGCGCTCCAGATCACAAGGCGATATCGTCAATATGGTCAACCGTAACTTACCAAGGTTCAACGAAGGCCGTTCTTTTGCCATTCAGGAACAAACGATTTCCGTGAACCGCCGTGGCGGGCAACCCGTGGCCTTTGTGATCCAGAATAACAATTTCCAGAAACTCACCTCCATACTTCCCAAATTCATTGAAGAGGCCAATAAGAGCGATGTATTGCAACAGGTGGATGTGGACCTAAAGTTCAATAAACCCGAACTCCGTGTACAAATTGACCGTATCAAAGCAGCTGAACTTGGGGTTAGTGTCAACGCGATTTCAGAAACCTTGCAGTTGGCGTATTCCAACAGACGTCTTGGTTATTTTACAAAAGATGGTAAACAATACCAGGTAATGGGACAGGTGACCCGTGCTGACCGGGATGATCCCAATGACCTGAAAAGTTTGTTTGTAAGGAATAGCCGGGGCGAGATGATCAGTCTCGATAATCTGGTAAATGTGGCAGAGTCCAATACCCCTCCAACCATCTATCACTTTAACCGGTATAAGTCTGCTACGGTTTCCGCCGGGCTTCAACCGGGGAAAACGATTGGTGACGGGATCGAAGAGATGCAAAATATCGCCGATAAATTATTGGATGAAACATTTGCAACCTCCCTGTCAGGTTCCTCGCGCGATTTTGCCGAAAGTTCCAGCAATACCAGTTTTGCCTTTTTACTTGCGCTCGGTCTGATCTTCCTGATCCTGGCCGCGCAGTTTGAAAGTTTCATTGACCCATTGATCATCATGGTCACCGTACCTCTGGCCATCGCCGGAGCCGTTTTATCGTTGTGGATTTTTGGACATACCCTCAATATCTTCTCACAGATCGGGATGATCATGCTGATTGGTCTGGTGACCAAGAATGGTATCCTGATCGTTGAATTCGCCAATCAGAACCGGCTTAAAGGAATGGGTCGTACCGAAGCGGCTGTATATGCCGCTACGCAACGTTTGCGTCCCATCCTGATGACGAGCCTCGCTATGTCATTAGGCGCCTTGCCACTTGCCTTATCGTTAGGAGCTGCCGCTACAAGTCGTATCCCATTGGGTGTCGTTATTGTTGGTGGTATCCTGTTCTCTCTGATATTGACCCTCTTTGTGATACCGGCCATGTATTCTTTCCTGTCAACGAATAAGAAGGTCAGTGAGATTGAAAAGATCACGGCACAACAACATCAACAAACAACCCCTAATCCCGATCCGGAACCTGCCCATGTTTAA
- a CDS encoding TolC family protein, with protein MKKFFGTISLSLFSLIALHAQQTLLSLEDAIAQALENNYDIRLSRNDSAVAALDYSFRNAAFLPRLNANAGQAWNNNDQKQEFADGTKRERNGVKSNTLTASLSLNWTLFDGMKMFVIRDKAEEFVKLGELAIKNQVVNTVAMVITNYYSIVRQQQQLKAIQEQMSLNEERVKLAQYKLDIGVGAKPDVLQSKVDLNAQRSAILTQETLITQLKQQLNQLTGSTRTDYAVSDSIPVDFGIVLGDIQQNLEQSNPLLQINKKNIDIAQLTLKERKADRFPILGFNSNYNFNRTDNKAVVNPFQPLFSRNRGLNYGLTATIPILNNYNTKRLIKQAELDIDYQKLVYENQRSLINLSVINAWKEYEQQKKALDLEEANILLAKENVDIVFQTYKLGAATFIQLREAQKSLEDAYNRLIAARYNTKVAETELLRLKGDLVR; from the coding sequence ATGAAAAAGTTTTTTGGAACCATATCCCTTTCCCTGTTCTCCCTGATTGCGCTTCATGCGCAACAAACGCTGCTATCCCTTGAAGACGCCATTGCACAGGCCCTGGAAAACAATTATGATATCCGCCTCTCCCGCAATGATTCTGCCGTAGCAGCCCTTGATTATTCCTTTCGCAATGCAGCCTTCCTTCCCCGGCTTAATGCCAATGCGGGCCAGGCCTGGAATAACAATGACCAGAAACAGGAATTTGCCGATGGAACAAAGCGGGAAAGAAATGGGGTGAAATCCAATACGCTTACCGCTTCCCTCTCCCTGAACTGGACCCTTTTTGATGGGATGAAGATGTTTGTGATCCGGGATAAGGCCGAAGAGTTTGTCAAATTAGGAGAGCTGGCGATCAAGAACCAGGTTGTTAATACCGTAGCAATGGTGATCACCAATTACTACAGCATTGTCAGGCAACAACAGCAACTAAAGGCCATCCAGGAGCAGATGTCGCTCAACGAAGAACGGGTGAAACTGGCCCAATATAAACTCGATATTGGCGTGGGCGCAAAACCCGATGTACTCCAAAGCAAAGTGGACCTGAATGCACAGCGATCTGCTATCCTGACCCAGGAGACATTGATCACCCAACTTAAACAGCAACTCAATCAACTTACCGGTTCTACCCGGACTGACTATGCTGTCTCCGATTCCATACCAGTGGATTTTGGGATCGTACTGGGTGATATCCAGCAAAATCTGGAACAATCCAATCCCCTTCTTCAGATCAATAAGAAGAATATTGATATTGCCCAATTGACCCTTAAGGAAAGAAAGGCCGACCGCTTTCCCATTCTTGGTTTTAACAGCAACTACAACTTCAACCGGACCGACAACAAGGCCGTGGTCAACCCGTTTCAACCACTCTTCAGCAGAAACAGGGGATTAAACTATGGACTTACTGCCACCATCCCCATTCTAAATAATTACAACACCAAACGCTTGATCAAGCAGGCCGAACTGGACATCGACTATCAGAAACTGGTGTATGAGAATCAACGCTCACTCATTAACCTGAGTGTGATCAATGCCTGGAAGGAATATGAACAACAGAAAAAAGCATTAGACCTGGAGGAAGCCAATATCTTACTCGCCAAAGAGAATGTGGACATTGTATTTCAAACCTACAAATTAGGCGCAGCCACCTTTATTCAATTACGCGAAGCGCAAAAGAGCCTGGAAGATGCCTATAACCGCCTGATCGCTGCCAGGTATAATACAAAAGTGGCCGAAACCGAATTATTAAGGCTGAAGGGGGATCTGGTGCGATAG